A genomic window from Puniceicoccaceae bacterium includes:
- a CDS encoding PAS domain-containing protein, with protein MIRTHADAYHFRSLMQHLPDAIYFKDRDSKFVICNAVQVQMLGAASMEDVIGKSDADFFGPQHASRAREDELRIMESGQALSNQIEKVDMPDGTIAWHSTSKAPLEDDDGNVVGILGVSRNITERKRLQDALEEANQVIAETSRKAGRSEIASIVIHNVGNILNSVNVTATMIEELSRQYESLDLDRLASSIRAQLESPDGDARGYLGKVATYIEAAGERYRQSCEDFEQEIARLQQDVSNIQRIIMLQQDMVSFWKRVQHRSVRSVVSDALEINRIALQRHGVVVEADLEETEEWQIPEFQTLQILLNFLSNGKYAFDASGILDPFIRIRSWVGAEHLHLSVQDNGPGVDPAIMDRIFELGFTTREGGHGIGLHSCQMAAKEVDGFIEAKSEGMGKGAEFVFSLPLTRCKRDE; from the coding sequence ATGATCCGGACTCACGCAGATGCGTATCATTTCCGGAGTCTCATGCAGCACCTTCCGGACGCCATCTATTTCAAGGATCGCGATTCAAAATTTGTCATCTGCAACGCGGTTCAGGTGCAGATGCTGGGGGCAGCGAGCATGGAGGATGTCATTGGGAAGAGTGATGCGGATTTTTTCGGACCTCAGCATGCGAGCAGGGCGAGGGAGGATGAGCTTCGCATCATGGAGAGTGGGCAAGCGCTGAGCAATCAAATCGAAAAAGTGGACATGCCGGATGGCACCATTGCCTGGCACTCCACCTCCAAAGCCCCTCTGGAGGATGATGATGGCAATGTGGTTGGCATTCTCGGAGTATCGCGCAACATTACGGAGAGGAAGCGACTGCAGGATGCGCTCGAAGAGGCCAATCAGGTGATTGCGGAAACCTCCCGCAAGGCTGGCAGGTCTGAGATTGCGTCGATTGTGATTCACAATGTTGGGAACATACTGAACAGCGTGAATGTGACGGCCACGATGATTGAAGAGTTGTCCCGCCAGTATGAAAGTCTCGATCTCGACCGACTGGCCAGCTCGATTCGCGCGCAGCTGGAAAGCCCGGATGGAGATGCACGGGGCTATCTTGGCAAAGTCGCTACTTACATTGAAGCGGCGGGAGAACGGTATCGTCAGAGCTGTGAGGACTTTGAGCAGGAGATTGCCCGCTTGCAACAGGATGTTTCGAATATTCAGCGCATCATCATGCTGCAACAGGACATGGTGAGTTTTTGGAAGCGGGTTCAGCACCGCAGTGTTCGCAGTGTTGTTTCAGATGCACTCGAAATCAATCGCATCGCGCTGCAGCGCCACGGTGTGGTGGTGGAAGCGGATCTGGAGGAGACGGAGGAATGGCAGATTCCCGAATTTCAAACGCTTCAGATTTTGCTCAACTTTCTGAGCAATGGAAAATATGCCTTTGATGCTTCCGGCATTTTGGATCCTTTCATTCGAATTCGTTCATGGGTGGGCGCTGAACACCTGCACCTGAGTGTGCAGGACAACGGACCGGGTGTGGACCCTGCCATCATGGACAGGATTTTTGAGTTGGGGTTCACTACCCGTGAAGGTGGCCATGGCATCGGATTGCACAGCTGTCAGATGGCTGCGAAGGAAGTGGACGGATTTATCGAGGCGAAGAGCGAAGGGATGGGCAAGGGGGCGGAGTTTGTCTTTTCGCTACCACTGACCCGTTGCAAACGTGATGAGTGA
- a CDS encoding response regulator, with protein sequence MSEPIFRLLVVDDNPRIHDDFRKIFRSTKDTDGFDALKQELFGSPARVCKGHSYELDYHLSGQVALDAVKCANEANRPYSVAFIDMRMPGWDGIETTLRLWELDPDIQIVICTAYMDHSWESIVQQLGEERSFLILKKPFEVIEVKQLAQMLSSKWMAMRTERETMADLGAALRAKDIFMARVSHELRTPLHGIIGVIDLMKETRLDAQQLEFLQTLNSCGENLDRIIDDILDYSALEDGRFQLQVQSFDLAEFIGSIRKQFRFETVSRGIELLVNLDPNLPQWVKGDTTRLHQIVGNLLRNAFKFTEEGEVTLSVQVGKLESDRIRIEVEVCDTGVGIPEPYMRNLFVPFSQAENVNRRRFGGNGLGLAICKAIIESMDGSIEVSSEVGLGTSVRFELCLGLCTDQECATLGSRNDTDVVHPAARGLKILAVDDSRTNRKVIQNQLFWLGHRCQAVGGCEEALECLAAHSFDFIFMDCQMPGVDGFETTERIRSSLPQYRDVPIVALTANIDRSTQERCERVGMNGFVSKPARRADLQRKIDELMHLVGVPGSDVTPGASVQG encoded by the coding sequence ATGAGTGAGCCGATCTTCAGGTTGTTAGTGGTGGACGACAATCCCCGGATTCACGATGACTTTCGGAAGATTTTTCGGAGTACGAAGGATACGGACGGATTTGATGCGTTGAAGCAGGAGCTTTTTGGCAGCCCTGCCCGGGTGTGCAAGGGTCATTCCTATGAGTTGGACTACCACTTGTCCGGCCAGGTTGCGCTGGATGCGGTCAAATGTGCCAATGAAGCAAATCGGCCCTATTCGGTTGCGTTTATCGACATGCGCATGCCGGGATGGGATGGAATCGAGACAACGCTTCGGCTGTGGGAACTCGATCCCGATATCCAGATCGTGATCTGCACGGCTTACATGGATCACAGCTGGGAGAGCATCGTACAACAGTTGGGTGAGGAACGCTCCTTCCTGATCCTGAAAAAACCCTTTGAGGTGATCGAGGTGAAGCAGCTTGCCCAAATGCTGAGTTCAAAGTGGATGGCGATGCGAACCGAGCGGGAAACGATGGCGGATCTCGGGGCTGCTCTGCGTGCGAAGGATATTTTCATGGCGAGGGTCAGCCATGAACTGCGAACTCCGTTGCATGGCATCATCGGGGTCATTGACCTGATGAAGGAAACCCGGCTTGATGCGCAGCAACTTGAGTTTCTTCAGACCCTGAACAGTTGCGGGGAAAACCTGGACCGCATCATCGATGATATTCTCGACTATTCCGCGCTTGAAGATGGGCGCTTTCAGTTGCAGGTGCAATCGTTTGATCTCGCCGAGTTCATCGGAAGCATACGCAAACAGTTCCGCTTTGAAACGGTTTCACGCGGCATTGAGCTGCTCGTCAATCTCGATCCCAATCTTCCCCAGTGGGTCAAGGGGGATACAACCCGACTGCATCAGATTGTCGGCAATCTGCTGCGCAATGCATTCAAGTTTACCGAAGAAGGGGAGGTGACGCTTTCGGTCCAGGTGGGCAAGCTCGAATCCGACCGCATCCGCATCGAGGTGGAGGTGTGTGACACCGGGGTTGGCATTCCCGAACCCTACATGCGCAATTTATTTGTGCCATTCAGTCAGGCGGAGAATGTGAACCGTCGGCGTTTTGGTGGAAATGGACTGGGACTGGCAATCTGTAAGGCCATCATCGAGTCCATGGACGGCAGCATCGAGGTGAGTAGCGAAGTGGGGCTTGGAACGTCCGTGCGCTTTGAACTTTGCCTGGGACTTTGCACCGACCAGGAGTGCGCAACCTTGGGCAGCCGAAATGATACAGATGTTGTTCATCCTGCGGCACGTGGACTCAAGATTCTCGCTGTCGATGATTCCAGGACGAACCGCAAGGTCATTCAGAACCAGCTCTTCTGGCTGGGACACCGCTGCCAGGCTGTTGGTGGCTGTGAGGAGGCTCTTGAATGCCTTGCCGCGCACAGTTTTGATTTCATTTTCATGGATTGCCAAATGCCAGGCGTTGATGGATTTGAGACCACGGAACGCATACGCTCAAGTCTTCCGCAGTATCGGGATGTTCCCATTGTTGCCCTGACTGCCAATATTGATCGTTCCACCCAGGAACGCTGCGAACGTGTGGGCATGAACGGGTTTGTCTCCAAACCGGCCCGTCGGGCGGATCTTCAGCGAAAAATTGATGAATTGATGCATCTCGTCGGAGTACCTGGCAGTGATGTTACCCCGGGGGCCTCTGTGCAAGGTTGA
- a CDS encoding cytochrome c3 family protein, translating to MSNIFPEVANRVPKWILFGLTLKVLAIIAGLYYYFTPSYSRAGYQPVQPVPFDHALHVNQVGLDCRYCHTFVDRSEHSTIPASNTCMTCHSVIKADSELLAPVRESYQTGEPVQWVKIHNTPDYVYFNHSVHVNRGISCVECHGQVDEMEEVFHAKSLTMAFCLECHRNPEDYIRPVDKVYDLKWQPTDPDWETTAQEFVHDWRVMPPESCSGCHR from the coding sequence ATGAGTAATATTTTCCCTGAAGTTGCGAACAGGGTCCCCAAGTGGATCCTGTTTGGTCTGACGTTGAAGGTGCTCGCGATCATCGCGGGGCTTTATTATTACTTCACCCCGAGCTACTCTCGGGCAGGGTATCAACCGGTACAGCCGGTGCCATTCGATCATGCTTTGCATGTCAATCAGGTAGGATTGGACTGTCGCTACTGTCACACGTTTGTGGATCGCTCGGAACATTCGACTATTCCAGCATCCAATACCTGTATGACCTGCCACTCCGTCATTAAGGCGGATTCTGAGCTTCTGGCGCCCGTGCGTGAGAGTTATCAAACTGGCGAACCCGTGCAGTGGGTGAAGATTCACAACACTCCCGACTATGTCTATTTTAACCACTCTGTGCACGTGAATCGGGGTATCAGCTGCGTAGAGTGCCACGGTCAGGTGGACGAGATGGAGGAAGTTTTTCACGCGAAGTCCTTGACGATGGCTTTCTGTCTGGAGTGCCATCGCAATCCTGAAGATTACATCCGTCCGGTGGACAAGGTCTACGATTTGAAGTGGCAGCCAACTGATCCCGACTGGGAAACCACAGCCCAGGAGTTTGTGCACGACTGGAGGGTCATGCCGCCCGAGAGCTGCTCAGGTTGTCATCGCTAA
- a CDS encoding TAT-variant-translocated molybdopterin oxidoreductase, with protein MNQQSGPEYWKSLDEKVDSPEFKEWLHREFPEGASELNGVNRRNFLKVMAASLSLAGVGMAGCRQPRRHVLPYAKQPENVIQGVPNFFSSSMPMPWGNIPVIVESHQGRPTKVEGNPSFTRYRGATDAFTQASVLDLYDPDRLKRCQRGSNRMSRPEVLDFLKNKSDAIVAAGGKGVAILAEPSSSPARAQLVAELQAKAPELLWAEYEAVPTQGLEAASQRYLSKRMRAVHHLDRAKRVLSLDADFMGLEPDAIGLNRSYAKARKVRSAKEAAKMNRLYCVESNLTLTGAAADHRLRLSSSQIDVLTAQIASMLLEKAGLNEAARRLASISSSVREYQDWALACAEDLWQHKGEAVVMVGSHLSATSQLLSVLINEVLGAVDATVQYLDVTLPYESKGLRELTDALKAGSIKTLVLMGGNPVFDAPADLDFDLFAKTIDEVIRFAGYADETSAIASVQIAASHYLESWGDGRTYDGQYVPVQPLIEPLYETFSELEFLARLSGASTTDAFALVKQSASRQDSSLSKDTAFSAFLAEGILPDSGYEAATLDTSGVIDALTDEISAMAQLSKPSADALELRLVPSYHSYDGRFANNGWLMECPEPLTKLTWDNAILISPKFAKELEASTDLKIFATPSFLNKQGVLQRESAIFVKGKESAPMAKLVLGDVTLEAPVHVQPGLADYTVVLSKGFGRSVGRIATGTGFDAYPLTTLDHPNYRTGATLTLTGDTYQLANTQQHWAIEGRAIVRENTAADYIKDPEFVSKMGVESHSPKIYGAHDKQSPEWKAVNTPRGGGMYDPPDFTVKDRFHPTDPEAVWNPQQWGMTIDLNTCTGCNACVVACQSENNIPIVGKDQVLRGREMHWIRLDRYFSSYANDKTDIPDDVQVTFQGMACTHCELAPCETVCPVNATVHDEQGLNVMAYNRCVGTRYCANNCPYKVRRFNFFDWHKREIGKFYQGPLGPVDEPEVQNLGRNPDVTVRMRGVMEKCTYCVQRIEGAKIRQKSIARDSDNVKVPDGTIQTACQQVCPTQAIEFGDITDPESAVYQAKQSDLNYSVLGYLNIRPRTTYLAKLRNPNPEMPEKYRYASPFTRKEYKSKSHGGDSHAAHGAEVHEAHSGH; from the coding sequence ATGAATCAACAATCGGGACCTGAATATTGGAAGAGCTTGGACGAAAAGGTGGATTCACCGGAGTTCAAGGAATGGCTTCACCGGGAGTTTCCGGAAGGAGCCTCTGAACTCAACGGTGTGAACCGCCGTAACTTCCTGAAAGTCATGGCAGCTTCGCTGAGTCTTGCGGGTGTGGGAATGGCCGGATGTCGCCAACCACGTCGCCACGTGCTGCCGTATGCAAAGCAACCGGAGAACGTGATCCAGGGGGTTCCCAATTTTTTCAGCTCTTCGATGCCCATGCCTTGGGGCAACATTCCGGTGATTGTCGAAAGCCACCAGGGACGCCCGACCAAGGTGGAGGGCAATCCCAGCTTCACGCGCTACCGGGGAGCAACAGATGCTTTCACGCAGGCCAGTGTGCTCGATCTTTATGATCCAGATCGCCTCAAACGCTGCCAGCGCGGATCCAACCGCATGTCACGTCCGGAGGTGTTGGATTTCCTCAAGAACAAGAGTGACGCAATCGTGGCTGCTGGTGGCAAAGGCGTTGCCATTCTTGCAGAACCCTCTTCATCACCGGCCCGTGCCCAGCTTGTTGCAGAGCTTCAGGCAAAGGCACCTGAACTGCTTTGGGCTGAGTATGAAGCCGTTCCCACACAGGGTTTGGAAGCCGCATCGCAGCGCTATCTGAGCAAGCGCATGCGAGCAGTGCACCACCTGGATCGTGCAAAGCGGGTTCTGTCACTGGATGCGGATTTTATGGGTCTGGAACCCGACGCGATTGGTTTGAATCGCAGTTATGCCAAAGCGCGCAAGGTGCGCAGTGCAAAAGAAGCCGCGAAGATGAATCGCCTCTACTGTGTGGAGTCCAACCTGACGCTTACCGGGGCTGCCGCGGATCACCGTCTGCGACTTTCGAGTTCCCAGATTGATGTGCTCACGGCGCAGATCGCATCCATGCTTCTTGAAAAAGCGGGCTTGAATGAAGCGGCTCGACGCCTGGCTTCGATCAGCTCCAGCGTGCGGGAATATCAGGATTGGGCACTCGCTTGTGCCGAAGATCTCTGGCAACATAAGGGCGAAGCTGTGGTCATGGTGGGGTCCCACCTCTCGGCTACCTCGCAGTTGCTTAGCGTGCTCATCAATGAAGTGCTGGGCGCGGTGGATGCGACGGTTCAGTATCTGGACGTTACCTTGCCCTATGAGAGCAAAGGCCTTCGCGAGCTGACAGATGCACTGAAGGCTGGCTCCATCAAAACGCTGGTTCTGATGGGTGGAAATCCTGTCTTTGACGCTCCGGCGGATCTGGATTTTGACCTGTTTGCGAAAACCATCGACGAGGTGATTCGATTCGCGGGTTATGCTGATGAAACCAGTGCCATCGCTTCAGTGCAGATTGCGGCTTCGCACTATCTGGAATCATGGGGGGATGGACGCACCTACGACGGACAGTATGTTCCGGTGCAGCCGCTGATCGAGCCGCTCTATGAAACCTTCTCGGAATTGGAGTTCCTGGCACGACTTTCAGGTGCGTCCACGACAGATGCATTTGCGCTGGTGAAGCAATCTGCGAGCCGACAGGATTCCTCTCTGTCCAAAGATACCGCATTCAGCGCATTCCTGGCCGAGGGCATTTTGCCGGACTCGGGTTATGAGGCTGCAACGCTTGATACTTCGGGTGTCATCGACGCATTGACTGACGAAATCAGTGCCATGGCGCAATTGAGCAAGCCATCTGCGGATGCGCTTGAGCTGAGGCTGGTTCCCAGCTATCACAGCTATGATGGTCGTTTTGCCAACAACGGCTGGCTGATGGAGTGCCCGGAGCCGCTGACCAAGCTGACGTGGGACAATGCGATTCTGATCAGCCCCAAGTTTGCCAAGGAACTGGAAGCTTCCACGGATCTCAAGATTTTTGCGACTCCGAGTTTTCTGAACAAGCAGGGCGTGCTGCAGCGTGAGAGTGCTATTTTTGTGAAGGGCAAAGAGTCGGCACCGATGGCAAAACTCGTGCTAGGAGATGTCACTCTTGAGGCGCCTGTGCACGTACAGCCGGGGTTGGCCGATTATACGGTGGTGCTGAGCAAGGGATTTGGACGTTCGGTTGGCCGCATTGCGACGGGGACCGGATTTGATGCTTATCCGCTGACGACGCTGGATCATCCCAACTATCGTACCGGTGCCACACTGACGCTGACAGGGGATACATACCAGCTTGCCAATACCCAGCAACACTGGGCCATTGAAGGTCGAGCCATCGTGAGAGAAAACACGGCTGCCGACTACATCAAGGATCCGGAATTTGTGAGCAAGATGGGTGTGGAATCCCATTCACCCAAAATTTATGGAGCGCACGACAAGCAGTCACCGGAATGGAAGGCGGTCAATACACCACGTGGCGGTGGCATGTATGATCCACCCGATTTTACGGTCAAGGACCGCTTCCATCCAACCGACCCGGAAGCCGTCTGGAATCCACAACAATGGGGCATGACCATCGATTTGAACACCTGCACCGGGTGCAATGCCTGTGTCGTGGCGTGTCAGAGCGAAAACAACATCCCCATCGTGGGTAAGGATCAGGTATTGCGGGGCCGCGAGATGCACTGGATTCGTCTGGATCGTTATTTTTCGTCCTATGCGAATGACAAGACGGACATCCCGGATGACGTACAGGTGACCTTTCAGGGCATGGCCTGCACACACTGTGAGCTTGCCCCCTGCGAAACCGTCTGCCCGGTGAATGCAACGGTGCACGATGAGCAGGGACTCAACGTGATGGCCTACAATCGCTGTGTGGGGACTCGCTATTGTGCGAACAACTGCCCCTACAAGGTGCGCCGCTTCAACTTTTTTGATTGGCACAAACGGGAGATCGGCAAGTTCTATCAGGGACCTCTCGGACCCGTGGACGAACCCGAAGTACAGAACCTCGGCCGCAATCCTGATGTCACGGTGCGCATGCGCGGAGTCATGGAGAAGTGTACCTACTGCGTGCAGCGCATTGAAGGTGCGAAAATCCGTCAGAAATCGATCGCGAGGGATTCGGACAATGTCAAGGTTCCCGATGGCACCATCCAGACAGCCTGTCAGCAGGTCTGCCCGACCCAGGCCATTGAATTTGGTGATATCACAGACCCGGAATCGGCGGTCTATCAGGCAAAACAGTCGGACCTCAATTACAGTGTGCTCGGCTATCTGAACATCCGACCCCGCACGACCTATTTGGCGAAGCTGCGCAATCCGAATCCGGAGATGCCGGAGAAATACCGTTATGCATCGCCCTTTACCCGGAAGGAATACAAGTCGAAGTCGCACGGCGGAGACTCCCATGCCGCCCATGGTGCAGAGGTCCATGAGGCACATTCGGGCCATTAA
- the nrfD gene encoding NrfD/PsrC family molybdoenzyme membrane anchor subunit — protein sequence MAHEAHDVAIPEEAKALIQEAKPVDVPRRVLVENNRDYNWITEKVCGIVEAKTPLWWWICFCTAGMVATFTLFGLVYLVSTGVGVWGLANPVNWGWAIVNFVFWIGIGHAGTLISAILCLLKQRWRTSINRTAEAMTIFAVCCAGIFPLFHVGRVWFAWWLFPVPNANAIWPNFRSPLEWDVFAVSTYFTVSALFWYMGMIPDLGLLRDRAKTLWRKYFYGVLAMGWRNSAKHWKNYEMAYLVLAGLSTPLVLSVHTIVSFDFAASILPGWHTTIFPPYFVAGAIFSGFGMVLTLMLPLRSVFKLHDLITQYHIDAMCKITLATGSMVGYAYAMEFFIAWYGANSFEAFAFVNRAGGQYFWAYWIMIACNVISPQLFWFKWVRENTTLVWVISIFVNVGMWFERFVITVTSLANDFLPSSWGYYSPTIVDIYTYVGTFGLFSVLFLLFLRFLPLIAIAEIKALACPQADPHNVDHPLNQKKSK from the coding sequence ATGGCGCACGAAGCACATGATGTAGCGATTCCGGAAGAGGCAAAGGCCCTGATCCAGGAAGCAAAACCCGTTGACGTACCTCGCAGGGTGTTGGTGGAAAACAACCGTGATTACAACTGGATCACCGAAAAAGTCTGCGGCATCGTGGAAGCAAAAACTCCGCTTTGGTGGTGGATCTGCTTCTGCACTGCGGGCATGGTTGCCACCTTTACCCTGTTTGGACTGGTCTATCTGGTCTCCACCGGGGTTGGAGTCTGGGGACTTGCCAACCCGGTGAACTGGGGATGGGCAATCGTCAACTTCGTTTTCTGGATTGGCATTGGGCATGCGGGAACACTGATTTCCGCCATTCTCTGCTTGCTTAAACAGCGATGGAGGACCTCCATCAACCGCACGGCAGAAGCCATGACGATTTTTGCGGTGTGCTGCGCAGGCATTTTTCCGCTCTTCCACGTGGGACGCGTGTGGTTTGCCTGGTGGCTGTTCCCAGTTCCCAACGCCAATGCGATCTGGCCGAATTTTCGAAGCCCGCTGGAGTGGGACGTTTTTGCGGTTTCGACCTATTTTACGGTATCGGCACTTTTCTGGTACATGGGCATGATTCCGGATCTCGGTTTGCTGCGTGACCGCGCAAAGACCCTCTGGCGCAAGTATTTCTATGGAGTACTGGCCATGGGCTGGCGAAACTCGGCAAAACACTGGAAGAACTATGAAATGGCTTACCTGGTACTGGCCGGACTGTCGACACCCCTGGTGCTCTCCGTTCACACCATCGTTTCCTTCGACTTTGCTGCATCCATCCTTCCAGGCTGGCACACGACCATTTTCCCTCCCTACTTTGTGGCGGGTGCGATTTTTTCCGGATTTGGAATGGTGCTGACCCTGATGCTGCCGCTGCGCTCGGTATTCAAGCTGCACGATCTGATCACGCAGTATCACATCGATGCGATGTGCAAAATCACACTGGCGACTGGAAGCATGGTGGGTTACGCCTACGCGATGGAGTTTTTCATCGCCTGGTATGGTGCCAATTCATTTGAGGCCTTTGCCTTTGTGAACCGCGCAGGAGGGCAGTATTTCTGGGCCTACTGGATCATGATTGCCTGCAATGTGATTTCACCGCAGCTCTTCTGGTTCAAATGGGTGCGGGAGAACACAACTCTGGTTTGGGTGATCTCGATTTTTGTGAACGTCGGGATGTGGTTTGAACGCTTTGTGATCACGGTTACCTCGCTGGCCAATGATTTTCTTCCCTCCAGCTGGGGCTATTACTCCCCGACGATTGTGGATATTTACACCTACGTTGGAACCTTCGGGCTATTTTCCGTCCTGTTCCTGTTGTTCCTGCGCTTTCTGCCATTGATTGCGATTGCTGAAATCAAGGCACTGGCTTGCCCGCAGGCCGATCCGCACAACGTGGATCATCCCCTCAACCAGAAAAAATCGAAGTAA
- a CDS encoding DUF3341 domain-containing protein — protein MSKDTYGMIATFDTSPEIYEASREVHEAGYTQFDVFTPFPVHGIEKVMGEKRSVLGGFSLTGGILGFLLGFVIVAFMNYDYPLIVGGKVIFGPIFPFPIFYELTILLAAFGTLGGMFILNNLPRHNHPVFEYENFGRSSDDKFMLVIESVDPKYDEGDTRVFLERLGGYDVTVIPASTKS, from the coding sequence ATGAGCAAAGATACATATGGCATGATTGCGACGTTTGATACGTCCCCCGAGATTTACGAGGCATCGCGGGAAGTGCATGAGGCTGGCTACACTCAATTTGATGTTTTCACGCCTTTCCCGGTACACGGGATCGAGAAGGTCATGGGGGAGAAGCGATCCGTGCTCGGTGGGTTTTCGCTGACAGGAGGTATTCTGGGTTTCCTGCTCGGTTTTGTGATCGTGGCATTCATGAACTATGACTACCCGCTTATCGTGGGTGGAAAGGTCATTTTTGGTCCAATTTTTCCTTTCCCGATCTTCTATGAGTTGACGATCCTGCTGGCCGCTTTTGGCACACTCGGGGGCATGTTCATTCTGAACAATTTGCCGCGGCACAATCACCCCGTTTTTGAATATGAGAACTTTGGCCGCAGCTCGGACGACAAATTCATGCTGGTGATTGAATCCGTTGACCCCAAATATGACGAAGGAGATACCCGGGTGTTTCTGGAACGGCTGGGTGGATACGATGTCACCGTGATTCCCGCCTCAACGAAATCCTGA
- a CDS encoding cytochrome c, translating into MIKKITIVYVLLIALVVSVLGFRGAKSSREPIYIFPDMDIQQKYYPQEESRFFENGMADRLPPSNTVERGNALDRKAVFDPAFSADHLKDTALRFGRDEDGAFVSGFPVEVTHELMRKGRERYDIFCAACHGHAGDGNGAIKNFAGPNLAPSNLLIQLYRDQSEGEIYNTIVNGKNTMKGYGDRLNLEERWAIVLYVRALQKAANAGVDDVPEAERRAMGL; encoded by the coding sequence ATGATTAAAAAAATCACCATTGTTTACGTGTTGCTGATCGCACTCGTAGTCTCGGTCCTCGGATTTCGTGGTGCCAAGTCGAGCCGGGAGCCGATTTACATCTTCCCGGACATGGACATCCAGCAGAAGTACTATCCACAGGAAGAGAGCAGGTTTTTTGAGAATGGCATGGCCGACCGCCTTCCGCCGTCCAATACCGTGGAGCGGGGCAATGCCCTGGACCGGAAAGCAGTTTTTGACCCCGCGTTTTCTGCCGATCATCTGAAAGACACCGCACTGCGTTTCGGTCGGGATGAGGATGGAGCGTTTGTCTCTGGGTTCCCGGTGGAAGTGACGCATGAACTCATGCGTAAGGGTAGGGAGCGATATGATATTTTCTGCGCAGCCTGTCATGGCCATGCGGGGGATGGAAATGGAGCGATCAAGAACTTTGCCGGACCCAATCTGGCACCCTCCAACCTGCTCATTCAACTCTACAGGGATCAGTCTGAAGGGGAGATCTACAACACCATTGTGAACGGCAAGAACACGATGAAAGGATACGGCGACCGCCTCAATCTTGAGGAGCGCTGGGCCATCGTGCTCTATGTGCGCGCGTTGCAGAAGGCTGCCAATGCGGGCGTTGATGACGTTCCTGAAGCTGAACGGAGGGCAATGGGACTATGA
- a CDS encoding cbb3-type cytochrome oxidase assembly protein: MAESWDIVIIVLILFGLLFFSVAVFALYWAAKTGQFEQFEKGAKSIFTEEEPEGVHIDSFPKKRKRRS; encoded by the coding sequence GTGGCCGAGTCCTGGGATATCGTCATCATTGTATTAATCCTGTTCGGACTGCTGTTCTTTTCCGTGGCGGTTTTTGCATTGTATTGGGCTGCAAAAACTGGTCAATTTGAGCAGTTTGAAAAGGGAGCCAAGAGCATTTTCACTGAGGAAGAACCTGAAGGTGTTCACATCGACTCCTTCCCCAAAAAACGGAAGCGGCGCAGCTAG